A window from Ignavibacteriota bacterium encodes these proteins:
- a CDS encoding ABC transporter ATP-binding protein yields MIRIESLEKFYGKLCVLKNIELSIEKGKITYLVGPNGSGKSTLIKAILGLIKKYNGTISVDGKIINGESDHRNLIGYMPQSASFPENLLVKDIFSMVKDIRNSKTIDEELILEFSLEKEMNKKLKNLSGGTIQKVNAAIAFLFDPQILILDEPTSGLDPVSSNILKEKILKENQKGKSIFFTSHIISELEDLAQNIAFLLDGNLWFNGSKEELISLTNEKNLEKSIASIMIKNSK; encoded by the coding sequence ATGATTAGAATTGAAAGTTTAGAAAAATTTTACGGTAAATTGTGTGTTCTAAAAAACATTGAATTATCAATAGAAAAAGGCAAAATCACTTATCTTGTTGGACCAAACGGTTCAGGAAAATCAACACTAATAAAAGCAATTCTTGGTTTAATTAAAAAATATAACGGAACAATTTCTGTTGATGGTAAAATTATTAATGGCGAAAGCGATCATAGAAATCTAATTGGTTATATGCCGCAGAGTGCAAGTTTTCCGGAAAATCTTTTAGTAAAAGATATTTTTTCAATGGTTAAAGATATTAGAAATTCCAAAACAATTGATGAAGAACTGATTTTAGAATTCTCACTTGAAAAGGAGATGAATAAAAAGTTAAAGAATCTTTCCGGCGGAACAATCCAAAAAGTTAATGCCGCAATTGCATTTTTATTTGATCCGCAAATATTAATTCTTGATGAACCAACTTCCGGCTTGGATCCGGTTTCAAGCAATATTTTAAAGGAAAAAATTCTAAAAGAAAATCAAAAAGGTAAATCAATATTTTTTACGTCGCACATTATTAGTGAGCTGGAAGATCTTGCTCAAAATATAGCTTTTCTGCTAGATGGAAATTTATGGTTCAATGGTTCTAAAGAAGAATTGATAAGTTTAACAAATGAAAAAAATCTTGAAAAATCAATTGCATCAATAATGATAAAAAATTCGAAATGA